One stretch of Cryptosporidium parvum Iowa II chromosome 3, whole genome shotgun sequence DNA includes these proteins:
- a CDS encoding Spb4p, eIF4a-1-family RNA SFII helicase, DEXDc+HELICc domains codes for YEYYGKKMKERKRTPKNKGNEEINYRGFEALRPSISEGSLDFIQNHLGFRFMSPVQEVTIPELLTHKDVAVEACTGSGKTMSYLVPVVEILLKSQIQSRGISNFNMGSLILTPTRELSTQVFEILERYLDIINQYREKGGSGNVLKCLICIGGGNINKTFDYIKQVAEEEASEDNSKYYILVGTPGRIFHLFENLKDGFDWNIKSSLEILILDEADRLLDMGFENHINMILHSMPKQRRTGLFSATLNSQVQNLIKTGLRNPKYIKVSISCNNLEKQNTNEKQETSTSIEDAECDISVPIGLTCFYVELNPLLKIEFLIRFLLNMKRELESGKQIKCIIFFLTCRSVEFYFKYLSKLFHNHSKNKQNKSQKNGYFMESSLGNLCKLHGQMCQKSREKSYEIFRNCDSGVLISTDLTARGIDIPDIEWIIQFDAPQDPSYYIHRIGRTARAGKLGKSIIMLQPHEGAFIEYIEKKTMRKILSYNHLEGEKNNTGIIYDGNYNSIEDPFYKTSNNLKLCYCTKLNEEIIKKDEFLNNSCNINRVGLCTIRKFMYSDFEFYEKAKKAFVSYIRAYKEYQLPFIFPFKSLSIGEIAASFALLRIPRVKEILGKSNISGKFITGSKNIHPDDFNPNPKPPSNIETSKDQKDNFENSKKRKELKDIQVDLEKNNNSKRSRSEKRATKRKIELDEWQTLQFENNLAKKLKTGKITYKEYQNRLNQFYKDEEISNNDNNYDNTNNSDSSNDDISDTSDFDSDHSTRKKNNDCSNLKTANGSNKQKIPKWVIQGKKNKKKR; via the coding sequence tatgagTATTAcggaaaaaaaatgaaagaaagaaaacGAACACCTAAGAATAAAGGAAATGAAGAGATAAATTACCGTGGATTTGAAGCGTTGAGGCCCAGCATTAGTGAGGGAAGTTTGGACTTTATACAGAACCACCTTGGATTTAGATTTATGTCACCAGTACAGGAAGTAACTATTCCAGAGCTTCTTACTCACAAGGATGTTGCAGTTGAAGCTTGTACTGGCTCAGGAAAGACTATGAGTTATTTAGTTCCAGTTGTTGAAATCCTTTTAAAAAGTCAGATTCAGTCAAGAggaatttcaaattttaatatgGGTTCGCTCATATTAACACCAACTAGAGAATTATCAACACAAGTATTTGAAATCTTAGAGCGGTATTTAGATATAATTAATCAATATAGAGAAAAAGGAGGTTCTGGAAATGTTCTAAAATGCTTAATTTGCATTGGAGGaggaaatattaataaaacatttgattatattaaaCAAGTTGCAGAAGAAGAAGCTTCAGAAGACAATAGTAAATACTATATATTAGTCGGTACCCCTGGCCGTATTTTTCACTTATTTGAGAATCTAAAGGATGGATTTGACTGGAATATCAAGTCTAGCTTGGAAATACTCATCTTAGATGAAGCTGATAGGCTTTTAGATATGGGATTTGAAAATCATATTAATATGATTTTGCATTCAATGCCAAAGCAAAGAAGAACTGGTTTATTCTCTGCTACATTGAATTCACAAGTTCAGAATCTTATTAAGACAGGTCTTAGAAACCCAAAGTATATTAAAGTATCGATATCCTGTAATAATCTTGAAAAACAGAATACTAATGAGAAACAAGAGACTTCAACATCTATAGAAGATGCTGAATGTGATATTAGTGTCCCAATTGGCCTAACATGTTTTTATGTTGAACTTAATCCTTTGTTAAAGATTGAATTTCTAATAAGATTTCTGCTTAATATGAAACGAGAACTTGAATCTGGAAAACAGATTAAAtgtattatatttttcCTAACTTGTAGATCTGTGgagttttattttaaatatcttTCAAAACTTTTTCATAATcattccaaaaataaacaaaataagTCACAAAAAAATGGTTACTTTATGGAATCTTCCCTTGGAAATCTTTGTAAGTTACATGGACAAATGTGCCAAAAATCTAGAGAGAAGTCCTATGAGATATTTAGAAATTGCGATAGTGGAGTTTTAATTTCTACAGATCTTACAGCAAGAGGAATTGATATTCCTGATATTGAATGGATTATCCAATTTGATGCTCCTCAAGATCCTTCATATTATATACATAGGATTGGAAGAACTGCAAGGGCTGGTAAGCTTGGAAAATCTATAATAATGCTCCAACCTCATGAAGGAgcatttattgaatatattgaaaagaagACTATGAGAAAGATTTTAAGTTATAACCATTTAGAAggagaaaagaataatacGGGTATTATTTATGATGGAAATTATAACTCTATTGAAGATCCATTCTATAAAACATCaaacaatttaaaattGTGTTACTGTACTAAACTAAACGAGGAgattataaaaaaagatgaattcttaaataataGTTGCAATATTAACAGAGTAGGATTATGTACAATCAGGAAGTTTATGTATAgtgattttgaattttatgAAAAAGCAAAGAAAGCCTTTGTATCTTATATTAGAGCTTACAAGGAGTACCAGCTTCCATTTATTTTCCCTTTTAAAAGCCTTTCAATAGGAGAGATTGCTGCATCTTTTGCCCTGCTTAGAATTCCAAGAGTAAAGGAAATTCTTGGAAAATCTAATATTTCAGGAAAATTTATTACAGGATCTAAAAACATTCATCCTGATGACTTTAATCCAAACCCAAAACCTCCATCTAATATTGAGACTTCAAAAGACCAAAAggataattttgaaaattccaaaaaacGAAAAGAACTTAAAGACATTCAAGTGGATCtagagaaaaataataactcaAAAAGGTCTAGAAGCGAAAAAAGAGCTACTAAACGTAAAATAGAGCTAGACGAATGGCAAACTTTACAATTTGAAAACAATCTTGCCAAGAAACTTAAAACTGGAAAAATTACCTATAAAGAGTACCAAAACAGGCTCAACCAATTCTataaagatgaagaaatttctAATAACGATAATAACTAcgataatacaaataatagtGACTCCTCAAATGATGATATATCTGATACTTCAGATTTTGATTCCGATCACTCAAcgagaaaaaaaaataatgactGCTCAAACTTAAAAACTGCGAATGGTAGCAATAAGCAAAAAATACCCAAATGGGTTATTCAaggtaaaaaaaataagaaaaaaagataa